One window of Pyxicephalus adspersus chromosome 4, UCB_Pads_2.0, whole genome shotgun sequence genomic DNA carries:
- the SLC33A1 gene encoding acetyl-coenzyme A transporter 1 encodes MTLAQKDSRQRRQHYSYPSTNSNDQNCSMEQEDREALIQDSEVPAHRGLTGVRGELGNILLLLFLYILQGIPLGLAGSIPLILQSKSVSYTDQAIFSFVFWPFSLKLLWAPLVDSLYIKRFGRRKSWLVPTQYLIGLFMVFLSITVDDLLGGDHGPDMFALTATFFLFEFLAATQDVAVDGWALTMLSRENVGYASTCNSVGQTAGYFMGNVLFLALESKDFCNKYLRSTPQPKGMVTLPDFLFFWGMVFFITTTLVALLKKENSPGRAIREETQSVKEAYSLLFSIVKMPAVLKFCLMILTAKIGFSAADAVTGLKLVERGVPKEHLALLAVPMVPLQILLPLIISKYTAGPKPLDVFHKAMPFRLLMGLEFAFLVWWTPLIRHEGGFPLYYYAVLLLSYALHQVALYSMFVAIMAFNAKVSDPLIGGTYMTLLNTVSNLGGNWPATMALWFVDHLTSKECVGADGQSCSGHDAAELCAKLGGTCVTTLDGYYVESIVCVVIGFCWWLFLGPSFKKLQDERQSSWKCQRRRSSYF; translated from the exons ATGACGCTCGCTCAAAAAGATAGCAGGCAGCGTCGGCAGCACTATTCGTATCCTAGTACTAATAGTAATGACCAAAACTGTTCAATGGAGCAAGAAGACAGAGAAGCGTTGATTCAGGACTCGGAAGTGCCTGCACATAGAGGACTTACAGGTGTCAGAGGAGAGCTTGGAAATATTCTTTTGCTGCTCTTCCTATACATTTTGCAGGGAATTCCTCTGGGACTAGCAGGAAGTATTCCCTTAATCCTCCAGAGTAAAAGCGTTAGTTATACAGACCAAGCCATTTTCAGCTTTGTCTTCTGGCCATTTAGCCTGAAGCTGCTCTGGGCACCATTAGTGGACTCTCTCTACATCAAAAGGTTTGGCCGAAGGAAATCCTGGTTGGTTCCTACTCAGTATTTGATAGGATTATTTATGGTATTCCTATCGATTACAGTGGATGATCTTCTCGGAGGTGATCATGGACCTGACATGTTTGCTTTAACAGCTACTTTCTTCTTGTTTGAGTTCTTGGCTGCCACGCAAGATGTTGCTGTGGATGGCTGGGCTCTCACTATGCTGTCCAGAGAAAATGTGGGGTATGCCTCTACTTGCAATTCAGTGGGGCAAACAGCCGGATACTTCATGGGTAATGTTCTCTTTCTTGCGCTTGAATCTAAAGACTTCTGCAACAAGTACCTAAGGTCCACACCACAGCCTAAAGGGATGGTTACTCTTCCAG ACTTCTTGTTCTTTTGGGGAATGGTATTTTTCATTACCACAACTTTAGTTGCtcttctgaaaaaagaaaactcccCAGGAAGAGCTATTAGAGAAGAGACACAGAGCGTGAAAGAAGCATATAGTCTTCTGTTCAGTATAGTCAAGATGCCTGCCGTCCTTAAATTTTGCCTCATGATTCTAACAGCGAAG ATTGGATTCTCAGCTGCTGATGCAGTTACGGGTCTTAAGCTTGTAGAAAGAGGTGTTCCAAAAGAACATTTGGCCCTTCTGGCTGTACCAATGGTTCCACTACAAATATTACTGCCTTTAATAATCAGCAAGTACACTGCTGGACCCAAACCTTTAGATGTCTTCCATAAAGCCATGCCTTTCAG GTTGCTTATGGGCCTAGAATTTGCCTTTTTAGTTTGGTGGACTCCACTCATCCGCCATGAAGGAGGCTTCCCTCTTTACTACTATGCTGTTCTTCTGTTGAGTTATGCCCTACATCAG GTAGCATTATATAGTATGTTTGTGGCAATCATGGCTTTCAATGCCAAAGTAAGTGATCCTCTCATTGGAGGAACCTACATGACTCTTTTGAATACGGTGTCCAATCTTGGAGGGAATTGGCCTGCTACTATGGCACTCTGGTTTGTGGATCATTTGACAAGTAAAGAGTGTGTTGGAGCAGATGGACAGAGCTGTTCTGGACATGATGCTGCTGAG TTGTGTGCCAAACTTGGTGGCACATGTGTGACAACACTAGATGGTTACTATGTGGAGTCTATTGTATGTGTGGTCATTGGCTTTTGCTGGTGGCTCTTTCTGGGACCTTCATTTAAAAAACTTCAAGATGAAAGACAATCTTCATGGAAGTGCCAGAGGAGGAGAAGCAGTTACTTTTAA